Proteins encoded in a region of the Drosophila sechellia strain sech25 chromosome 2L, ASM438219v1, whole genome shotgun sequence genome:
- the LOC6611725 gene encoding actin cytoskeleton-regulatory complex protein PAN1: MPLIQAQSTHAQPHPHPHPLPPPGPTTPPAQPRTRSPMIGRTYAKSMPVTPVQPQSPLAETPSYELYERHSDAATFHFGDEDDEDDDEHDQEDTSSLAMITPPPPYDTPHMVASPPLPPPRRFRFGNRELFSMSPAGGGATPTASAGHRGSSAITPTKLSAAAAAMFAAPQMATQLNRKWAHLQRKRRRRNSSSGDSKELDKLVLQSVDWDENEMY, translated from the coding sequence ATGCCACTCATCCAGGCCCAGTCCACGCACGCCCAGCCACACCCGCACCCGCACCCGCTTCCGCCCCCCGGTCCGACCACGCCCCCAGCACAGCCACGCACCAGAAGTCCAATGATCGGCAGGACATATGCCAAGTCCATGCCCGTGACGCCAGTTCAACCGCAATCGCCGCTGGCCGAGACGCCCTCCTATGAGCTCTACGAACGCCACTCGGATGCGGCCACCTTCCACTTTGGGGATGAGGACgatgaggatgatgatgaGCACGACCAGGAGGATACTTCATCGCTGGCCATGATCACACCGCCGCCGCCCTACGACACTCCGCATATGGTTGCatcgccgccgctgccgccgcctcGTAGATTTCGCTTTGGCAACAGGGAGCTGTTCAGCATGAGTCCAGCCGGAGGTggagccacgcccaccgcctcGGCAGGCCACCGCGGCAGCAGCGCCATCACGCCCACAAAGTTGAGTGCGGCGGCAGCGGCCATGTTTGCCGCACCCCAAATGGCCACCCAACTCAACCGGAAGTGGGCTCATTTGCAAAGGAAGCGGCGCAGACGCAACAGCAGCTCCGGCGATTCCAAGGAGCTGGACAAACTGGTCCTGCAATCGGTCGACTGGGATGAGAACGAGATGTACTAG
- the LOC6611726 gene encoding glutactin produces MKPLLLVLALCGAQVHAHSVGIRPDYNDNSDEYTRINWLPEPLKPLPWQSETRYAQQPQEAVVQVPEVGQILGISGHKTIANRPVNAFLGIRYGTVGGGLARFQAAQPIGYQGRVNATVQSPNCAQFPELDRLRLSESRGENVDDCLTLDIYAPEGANQLPVLVFVHGEMLFDGGSEEAQPDYVLEKDVLLVSINYRLAPFGFLSALTDELPGNVALSDLHLALEWLHRNLVYFGGNEGQVTLVGQAGGATLAHALSLSGRAGNLFQQLILQSGTALNPYLIDNQPLDTLSTFARLARCPPPPINPFPQGLRPLYDCLGRLPTSQLVAAFEQLFLQNEHLGLTQLGGFKLVVGDALGFLPSHPAALATNSSLALPMIIGATKDASAFIVSRIYDQLARLQSRNVSDYIDVVLRHTAPPSEHRLWKQWALREIFTPIQEQTASLQTVAAGLIELSNYILYRAPVINSISQSYRSIPAYLYTFDYRGEHRRFVNLSNPLPFGVDASLSDDSVYLFPYPAEVSRLNPSDRSMSRALVTMWVNFATTGVPNPNSGVWPQATSEYGPFLRFTNNQQNTLELDPHFGEGIYLPNHRVSYKPTTNFLPPITTTTTTTTPTTTTTSRPYAYNPYANWQNRPTQQHPNWHPADPEYVRAQEARQQEFIREREQRRWEQQLRDQQRHPQQEPREQQDERIRQQQEREEYEREQQEREQREREEQERQQREREQEQPEQQPEYNPEPENPWGYPEREPQPEENPEDGRLPYPSYEQYGPEGKENLPESDANRNYSEEDREQQQREQLRREQQEQQEREYQLQMEREQQEREQQERGQQEPGPEEHPSYEEYSREQEQERERQQQETLLQENHQYPEQSLPEEQPTHPNYEDYDADQSYGEEQEREQERRDQVEQEREQQPGEEYERSPDEEEAAEQDVLKVEDFPSYEAYLEAAIKLREEQEEQEKLEEIRYRAQQEEEDRIQAERERNSHN; encoded by the exons ATGAAGCCGTTGCTCCTAGTGTTGGCCCTTTGTGGGGCCCAAGTCCATGCTCACTCTGTGGGTATACGGCCCGATTATAACGACAATAGCGACGAGTATACCAGAATCAATTGGCTCCCCGAGCCGCTAAAGCCACTTCCTTGGCAGTCGGAGACCCGATATGCACAACAGCCCCAAGAAGCTGTGGTTCAAGTGCCTGAAGTCGGACAGATCTTGGGAATTAGTGGCCATAAAACCATTGCCAATCGCCCAGTGAACGCTTTCTTGGGTATACGGTATGGTACGGTTGGAGGCGGCTTGGCGCGCTTCCAGGCGGCACAACCGATTGGATACCAGGGACGAGTTAATGCCACCGTCCAGAGCCCAAATTGTGCCCAGTTTCCGGAGCTCGATCGCCTGAGGTTGTCTGAATCCCGGGGAGAAAACGTCGACGACTGCCTTACCTTGGACATCTACGCACCCGAAGGCGCCAATCAGCTGCCCGTTTTGGTCTTTGTTCACGGTGAAATGCTCTTCGACGGAGGCTCTGAGGAGGCCCAACCTGACTATGTTCTGGAAAAGGATGTGCTGTTGGTCTCCATCAACTACCGACTGGCTCCATTCGGCTTCCTAAGCGCTTTAACCGATGAGCTTCCTGGAAACGTCGCCCTTTCCGATCTGCACTTGGCTCTTGAGTGGCTGCATCGCAATCTGGTCTACTTCGGTGGCAATGAGGGACAGGTGACTCTAGTGGGTCAGGCTGGTGGTGCAACATTGGCTCACGCCTTGAGCCTTAGCGGTCGTGCCGGCAATCTCTTCCAGCAGCTGATCCTGCAGTCGGGCACCGCCTTGAACCCCTACCTGATTGACAACCAGCCACTTGACACCTTAAGTACCTTCGCCCGTCTTGCTCGctgcccaccaccacccattaACCCATTCCCACAAGGACTTAGGCCCCTATACGATTGCCTCGGCCGACTGCCCACCTCCCAGCTGGTGGCGGCCTTCGAGCAGCTGTTCCTCCAAAACGAGCACCTCGGGCTCACCCAACTGGGTGGCTTCAAGCTTGTGGTTGGCGACGCTCTGGGCTTCCTACCAAGCCACCCAGCCGCACTAGCCACCAACAGCAGCCTTGCTCTGCCCATGATTATCGGGGCCACAAAGGACGCAAGTGCGTTCATCGTGTCGC GAATCTATGACCAGCTCGCACGCCTGCAGTCTCGCAATGTGAGTGACTACATCGACGTTGTCCTGCGCCACACAGCGCCGCCCAGCGAGCACCGCCTCTGGAAGCAGTGGGCACTGCGCGAGATCTTTACTCCGATCCAGGAACAGACGGCTAGTCTGCAAACAGTGGCTGCTGGTCTGATCGAGCTTAGCAACTACATCCTGTATCGTGCCCCCGTGATTAACTCCATCAGTCAGTCATACCGCTCCATCCCGGCCTACCTGTACACCTTCGATTATCGCGGAGAACACCGTCGGTTCGTAAACCTGTCCAACCCTCTTCCCTTCGGAGTAGATGCCTCGCTCAGCGATGACAGCGTATATTTATTCCCCTATCCAGCCGAGGTTAGTCGCCTGAACCCCTCGGACAGGTCGATGTCTCGTGCCTTGGTCACCATGTGGGTGAACTTTGCGACTACTGGCGTGCCCAATCCTAATTCTGGTGTATGGCCGCAGGCTACCTCCGAGTACGGCCCCTTCCTTCGCTTCACAAATAATCAGCAAAATACGCTTGAGCTAGATCCGCACTTTGGCGAGGGAATTTACTTGCCAAATCATAGAGTGAGCTATAAGCCGACGACTAACTTTTTACCTCCGATTACCACCACGACCACCACGACCACCCCAACAACCACCACTACCAGTCGTCCATACGCCTACAACCCGTACGCCAATTGGCAAAACAGGCCTACTCAGCAGCATCCGAATTGGCATCCTGCGGATCCGGAATACGTTAGAGCACAGGAAGCTCGTCAGCAAGAGTTCATCCGTGAGAGGGAGCAGCGTAGGTGGGAGCAACAGCTGAGAGACCAACAGCGTCATCCTCAGCAGGAGCCACGTGAGCAGCAAGACGAGCGAATTCGTCAGCAACAAGAACGAGAAGAGTATGAACGCGAGCAGCAAGAGCGAGAGCAACGAGAACGAGAGGAGCAAGAACGTCAGCAGCGAGAACGAGAGCAAGAGCAACCAGAACAACAGCCCGAATATAATCCTGAACCAGAAAACCCGTGGGGTTATCCGGAACGAGAGCCACAGCCAGAAGAAAATCCGGAAGATGGACGACTACCATATCCCTCATACGAACAATATGGTCCTgaaggcaaagaaaatctCCCCGAATCCGATGCCAATCGCAACTACAGTGAGGAAGACCGTGAGCAACAACAGCGCGAGCAACTGCGTCGCGAGCAGCAGGAACAGCAAGAGCGAGAATATCAATTGCAAATGGAACGTGAGCAGCAAGAGCGCGAACAGCAGGAACGTGGTCAGCAGGAACCTGGTCCTGAAGAACACCCTAGCTACGAAGAATATAGTAGAGAGCAAGAGCAAGAGCGTGAGCGACAGCAGCAAGAAACATTGCTTCAAGAAAATCACCAGTATCCCGAACAAAGTTTGCCAGAGGAACAGCCAACCCACCCCAACTACGAAGACTATGATGCCGACCAAAGCTATGGCGAGGAACAGGAGCGCGAGCAAGAGCGAAGGGATCAGGTTGAACAGGAAAGAGAGCAACAGCCTGGCGAGGAGTACGAGAGATCACCAGATGAGGAAGAGGCAGCAGAACAGGATGTTCTTAAGGTTGAGGATTTCCCCAGCTATGAGGCATACCTGGAGGCCGCAATCAAGCTCCGCGAGGAGCAAGAGGAACAAGAAAAATTGGAGGAGATACGTTATAGGGCCCAGCAGGAGGAAGAGGACCGCATTCAGGCAGAGAGGGAACGCAATTCTCACAACTAA
- the LOC6611727 gene encoding glutactin translates to MQLLWWKIVYLLLVLQSVVESRVRGRQYDEEKDTIVELPTLGSIQGKILETAWTKREVLQFVDVRYAEPPTGLHRFKAPRPIEPWEDVMDATAEKIGCPSVVSMDSLRRLDDVLDVEDCLTMTITTPNVTSRLPVLVYIHGEYLYEGSNSEAPPDYLLEKDVVLVTPQYRLGPFGFLSTKTDAIPGNAGFLDIFLALQFIKHFIKYFGGDPSRVTVAGQVGGAAIAHLLTLSPIVQRGLFHQVIYHSGSAIMPIFLEEDPRKHAQEIAKKADCKMVTVRDLNTCLMELTALELLTAFMEHALEKSDLGIGHTGGIQFTIGGPSGVLPKHPYDLMLESNFSYPAMGGCPKNAGSRVLNEIVDNDFEGKIPDDEYNTYNYIDHVIRQTVGTDKTMLLTSFVTHDFFNRHLMENGTFDTLIPRLIDVAGTLNHKLPVLLALNMNNKHNPDNTFLYSFDYAGEFNRYKEMDEETNLQSPFKAGVSLTDEALYLFPYPEHVTRLSRPDQSMAHRMVELWTNFVISGNPLGSARVGYWPPMTTLYGPYMRIDDTMTIGGNYFSEFSATLSDEEQGHSLIREVYYLRSRSRKRALIKRRKQLAKSNARRLQNPKLGRNPKLGGRKSLVKRPNRNKIRF, encoded by the exons ATGCAGCTCTTGTGGTGGAAAATAGTTTACCTGCTCCTAGTACTCCAATCCGTGGTGGAGTCCAGGGTTCGTGGCAGGCAATATGATGAGGAGAAAGACACTATTGTCGAGTTGCCCACTTTGGGCAGCATCCAGGGAAAGATTCTCGAAACTGCCTGGACGAAACGCGAAGTGTTGCAGTTTGTGGATGTCAGATATGCGGAACCTCCGACAGGACTGCATCGTTTTAAG GCGCCCCGACCGATTGAACCGTGGGAGGATGTGATGGATGCCACTGCGGAAAAGATAGGCTGCCCGTCGGTGGTGTCGATGGACTCGCTCCGCAGGCTGGATGACGTCTTAGACGTGGAGGACTGTCTGACCATGACCATCACCACTCCGAATGTTACCTCACGACTCCCCGTTCTCGTTTACATCCACGGCGAGTATTTGTACGAGGGCAGCAACTCAGAGGCTCCGCCGGACTATCTGCTCGAGAAGGATGTGGTGCTGGTCACACCCCAGTACCGCCTTGGACCCTTCGGCTTTCTTTCTACTAAGACAGATGCAATTCCTGGCAACGCTGGCTTCCTCGATATTTTCCTGGCCTTGCAGTTCATAAAGCACTTCATCAAATACTTCGGCGGTGACCCTTCGCGGGTCACAGTAGCTGGTCAAGTGGGTGGCGCTGCTATTGCCCACCTGCTCACGCTCTCGCCAATTGTGCAGCGCGGCCTGTTTCATCAGGTGATATATCACTCGGGATCGGCCATTATGCCCATTTTCCTCGAGGAGGATCCGCGAAAGCACGCTCAGGAAATCGCTAAGAAGGCCGACTGTAAAATGGTGACGGTACGGGATTTGAACACCTGCCTAATGGAGCTGACGGCCTTGGAGTTGCTCACTGCCTTTATGGAGCACGCG CTAGAAAAATCCGACCTCGGCATTGGGCACACCGGCGGCATACAGTTCACCATCGGCGGACCCAGTGGTGTTTTGCCCAAGCATCCGTACGATCTGATGCTGGAGTCCAACTTCTCCTATCCTGCAATGGGCGGTTGTCCCAAAAATGCCGGATCTCGCGTGCTCAACGAGATTGTGGACAATGACTTCGAGGGAAAGATACCGGATGATGAATACAACACGTACAACTACATCGACCACGTGATCCGACAAACGGTAGGCACCGATAAGACGATGCTCCTCACCAGCTTCGTAACCCACGATTTCTTCAACCGTCATTTGATGGAAAACGGCACCTTCGACACTCTGATCCCCAGGCTAATCGAT GTTGCTGGCACTCTGAACCACAAGCTTCCTGTCCTGCTGGCTCTGAATATGAATAACAAGCACAACCCGGACAACACGTTCCTCTACTCATTCGATTATGCGGGCGAGTTTAATCGTTACAAGGAAATGGACGAGGAGACCAACTTGCAGAGTCCCTTCAAGGCGGGCGTTTCGCTCACCGACGAGGCCCTCTACCTGTTCCCCTACCCCGAGCACGTGACTCGTCTCAGTCGCCCGGATCAGTCGATGGCTCACCGGATGGTGGAGCTTTGGACAAACTTTGTGATCAGTGGTAATCCGTTGGGATCCGCTCGCGTCGGCTACTGGCCACCGATGACCACACTCTACGGGCCATACATGAGGATTGACGATACCATGACAATTGGGGGTAACTACTTCAGCGAGTTCTCCGCCACGTTGAGCGACGAGGAACAGGGACACAGTCTGATCCGCGAAGTATACTATTTGCGAAGCCGCAGCCGGAAGCGGGCTCTAATTAAGCGTCGAAAACAGCTGGCCAAATCTAATGCAAGAAGGTTGCAGAATCCGAAGCTCGGACGCAATCCGAAGCTCGGCGGACGCAAGAGCCTAGTTAAGCGGCCAAATCGCAACAAGATACGTTTTTGA
- the LOC6611729 gene encoding glutactin, with protein sequence MARFSGVVLLLTIVLLAVFVAQGLAEKNANRQKQQKPRPGNQNLGIQKNKRPKPQKVQKQKPNKQQGQNGQEPKVFTTMVPDLGRLRGRTLTTDWTGQKIMQFLDIPYGKAERFRPAEPAPSWKGVLPAHRPHAGCPSIQDLIVFAKLEEDGFDVEDCLRLTVNTKAMEGKSLPVMVYIHGDFFYDGDSVEAAPGYLLEQDVVLVSVRYRLGPFGFLSTLTDEMPGNAAVTDIILALKWVQQHIASFGGDPQRVTLFGQVGGAALVNVLTLSPAVPAGLFHRVIYQSGTALSPAFITDAPLGATKAIGRIAGCKQSTKVDQLNKCLNRLNATMLLAAFSVHGENQPSLSGGAYGGVQLVIGGPSGILPEHPGRLLAAEKFQAYPTMGGSVKHGGTFMLRDIFADIFNETILDDKMTGRQYIDTIIEQANGADPSGSWKEFSDEEIFTQDDVKNGTFRRLTPGLIDLCSTISLKNPVLLVLQANAKKLPNSTYLYSFDYEGEQNRYATGEDEGNFVPFDMGVSLTDDNLYLFPWPRFLALNSNRDLKVARRMVALWTSFATTGVPQAPGLPTWPAMSDETGPYMKIDRTVSFGDNYLDEYRIAVEEAKHGYNLVNDDYYDLQAALLAASKLDSLNDANEEDEQDQDDAEGQRAASQAGGQNWVFIARKSTRVQKQ encoded by the exons ATGGCGCGGTTTAGTGGAGTTGTACTGCTCCTGACAATCGTCCTTCTTGCCGTTTTTGTTGCACAAGGCCTGGCAGAGAAGAACGCCAATAGGCAGAAGCAGCAGAAGCCCAGACCGGGAAATCAAAACCTTGGTATCCAGAAAAATAAGCGTCCAAAGCCCCAAAAAGTGCAGAAACAGAAGCCCAACAAGCAACAGGGTCAGAATGGTCAAGAGCCAAAGGTATTTACCACAATGGTTCCTGATTTGGGCAGGCTCCGTGGACGAACTCTCACCACCGATTGGACAGGGCAGAAGATAATGCAGTTCCTGGACATTCCCTACGGCAAAGCAGAGCGATTCAGG CCAGCTGAGCCCGCACCTTCCTGGAAGGGCGTCCTTCCCGCCCATCGACCCCACGCCGGCTGTCCATCCATTCAGGATCTTATCGTGTTCGCCAAGCTGGAGGAAGATGGCTTCGATGTGGAAGACTGCCTGCGTCTGACTGTGAACACCAAGGCG ATGGAGGGCAAGTCCCTGCCGGTGATGGTGTACATCCATGGCGATTTCTTCTACGATGGTGACTCTGTGGAGGCAGCTCCCGGGTATTTGTTGGAGCAGGATGTGGTCCTGGTGTCCGTGCGTTATCGTCTGGGACCCTTCGGCTTTCTGTCCACGCTGACGGACGAGATGCCTGGCAATGCGGCGGTCACGGACATCATCCTGGCTCTCAAGTGGGTGCAGCAGCACATCGCATCCTTCGGCGGCGATCCCCAGCGTGTCACGCTCTTCGGCCAAGTGGGCGGAGCAGCATTGGTCAACGTGCTCACCCTGAGTCCTGCGGTTCCTGCTGGCCTCTTCCACCGCGTGATCTATCAGTCTGGCACGGCACTGTCGCCCGCCTTCATCACGGATGCTCCACTGGGCGCCACCAAGGCCATTGGCCGGATCGCGGGATGCAAACAGTCCACTAAGGTGGATCAGCTGAACAAGTGTCTAAACCGTCTTAACGCAACTATGCTTCTGGCCGCCTTCAGCGTCCACGGCGAAAATCAACCCTCCTTGTCCGGCGGAGCCTACGGCGGTGTACAGCTGGTGATCGGCGGACCATCTGGCATCCTGCCGGAGCATCCAGGTCGTCTGCTGGCCGCCGAGAAGTTCCAGGCCTATCCCACAATGGGCGGTAGCGTCAAGCACGGAGGCACCTTCATGCTGAGAG ACATTTTTGCGGATATATTTAATGAAACCATTTTGGACGACAAGATGACCGGAAGGCAGTACATCGACACCATTATCGAACAAGCTAATGGAGCCGATCCCAGTGGATCGTGGAAGGAGTTCTCCGACGAGGAGATATTCACGCAGGATGATGTTAAGAATGGCACCTTTAGGCGTCTGACCCCAGGACTGATCGAT CTATGCAGCACTATTTCCCTAAAGAATCCTGTATTATTGGTCCTGCAGGCCAACGCAAAGAAGCTTCCCAATAGCACTTACCTGTACAGCTTCGACTATGAGGGCGAGCAGAACCGCTATGCCACAGGAGAGGATGAGGGCAACTTCGTGCCCTTCGACATGGGTGTCTCACTGACCGACGACAACCTGTACCTGTTCCCGTGGCCACGGTTCCTGGCCTTGAACTCCAACCGCGACCTCAAGGTGGCTCGGCGCATGGTGGCCCTTTGGACGTCCTTCGCCACAACAGGAGTTCCCCAAGCACCCGGACTGCCCACCTGGCCAGCGATGAGCGACGAGACAGGACCCTACATGAAGATCGATCGGACTGTCAGTTTCGGGGACAATTACCTGGACGAGTACCGTATCGCCGTGGAGGAGGCGAAGCACGGCTATAACCTGGTCAACGACGACTACTACGATCTGCAGGCAGCCCTTTTGGCGGCCAGCAAACTGGATAGTCTGAACGATGCCAACGAGGAGGATGAACAGGATCAGGACGATGCTGAGGGACAGAGGGCTGCCAGTCAAGCGGGTGGCCAAAACTGGGTCTTCATCGCCAGGAAGTCAACGCGCGTCCAGAAGCAGTAG